TACATCGAGAACGAATTGTTAGAGCTTCCGCAAAAGTTATTGGAAGACGTACATCATAAGGCTTATATTCGTAAAAATCACGAACGTTTGCAACAAGAATATTGTTTTGTAGTTACAGATGGAAAAGGAATTATTGCGATTGATTCAATCGGCTATAATGTGCCAATTAGAAAAAGTAGGCTTATACCTCGTCAAGAGCAGATGGTATATGAGATGGTAGAAAATGTGCAAGCAGAAAAGTATGAGTTCCAGGTAGAAGAAATTGAAAAAGAACATCATATTTTATCACCATCGCCTTTCATTATGAATGGCTTGACTCGTAAAGAAAGACAGCTAAAACAATTATTATTTATGGCGTTAGATCAATTACATACAACGAAAAATCCAGCTGAAATTCGCTACTGGTTCACAGAGTGGGATCCATCAGCATACGGAATGGTTCAACATATGGAATTTGAAGATATTTGGGCTAAACTTTATGATGAAGCGAAAACTGGATGGTCTGAGAAACACGAACAATTATGTGAGCGTCTTGTAAAAGGACAGCCGTTTTTTGAAAAGCTATGGGAAATGGAAAATGAGCAGAAGGTAAATTAAAAAAACCGCCGATTGGCGGTTTTTTTTTTGGAGTTGGCAAGAATGTTCGGTGGCTTCGCGCCTTCCTGCGAGGCAAGAAGCGCCTCTGCGTCAGGAGCTCCATCCCCCTCACATTCTAAGCGAGCCGCCTCCGCTTTATAAGTTACCTACGTTTTCTGCTTAGTCCCATTGCGTTTTCTACTTTGCGTAGTTGTTTGAATGCGACGCGGTTTGCTTTTTCTGCACCTTTGTCTAGAATTTCGTCTAGTTCTGGGGAGCTGATTAGTTCGTTATATTTGTCTTGGATTGGGCGAACTGCTTCTACGACTACTTGCGCTAGGTCGCCTTTGAAGTCGCCGTATCCTTTTCCTTCGTACATTGCTTCTATTTCTTCAACTGTTTTTCCAGAGAATGAAGAATAGATTGTTAATAAGTTAGAGATACCAGGTTTATTTTCTTTATCGAATTTCACGATACCTTCAGAGTCAGTTACAGCACTTTTAATTTTCTTTTCAATTGTTTTCGGTTCATCAAGCATACTGATCATTGATTTTGGATTTGGATCAGATTTACTCATTTTTTTCGTAGGTTCTGTTAATGACATAACGCGAGCTCCTACTTTTGGAATGCGAATTTCAGGAACTGTGAACACTTCACGGAAACGTTTGTTGAAACGCTCTGCTAGATCACGTGTTAATTCCATATGTTGTTTTTGATCATCACCAACAGGTACGATTTCAGTGTTGTAAAGTAAAATATCAGCAGCCATTAATGGTGGATACGTAAGTAATCCAGCCGGAACTGAATCTCTACCAGAAGCTTTATCTTTATATTGTGTCATACGCTCCAATTCTCCAACGTAAGCAACTGATTGCATGATCCATCCTAGTTGAGCGTGTGCGGGTACTTCTGACTGTACAAATAAAGTAGCTTTTTCAGGATCGATGCCGCATGCAACATATAGTGCAGCAAGACTGCGGATGTTTTTACGAAGTTGTACGGGATCTTGAGGTACTGTAATCGCATGTTGGTTTACAATGCAGAAATAACAGTCGTGTTCGTTTTGAAGCTCTGTAAATTGCTTCATAGCTCCTAAATAGTTACCAAGTGTAATTGTTCCACTTGGCTGAATACCAGAAAAGATAACTGACATAAGTAATTCCTCCTAAATTTGAATGTGTGATAGGGAAGAGAAGGCATACAAAAAAGCCCATTCATCCCAAATTACATAGGGACGAATGGACCGCGGTACCACCCTAATTATTTCACCATTGTGAAATCTCTCAGATCCATAATAACGTCTGGATATAACGCCAAAGCCTACTACTCACGGTTCGGTTTGGTGCTCAAAAGCCCATTCCATATTGCACAATTACTTGTTCACACCAGCCACAAGCTCTCTGAAATTGCCTCAATATGTACTCTTCTTTATCATCGCATACATATAAATTTATTTATTGTTAACTGAGCCCTTTTAATATGAAAGAACTAAAGTTTTATAACAAAATGTTTTGCTGATTATTATATCATATGGAATAGTGTTTGCAAACTACATCAAAATAGTAAAGCTAATGAGAGTCGAGAACAGACCAAGTACGATACCAGTAATACAAATCGGATACGTCCATTTGAATGAATATGTTTTATAAATACGTTCTTTTTTATCGGTAGGTTCCTCTGCTTCTTCAATTAAAGAGTCAATTTTTTTGTTCGTACCAAATACTCTTTGGAATGCGTAAATTGTTACGTTAAAAAATCCATTTTGAAATATGTATAAAAAACCACCTATAAGAATAAAAACCAATGAGATATAGAATGAGATGTTGACAAAATTCAACAAAAACCGAGATGAAACGAGGAATGCGCCAACACTAGAAGCGATTATCGCTACGAAAAATAGTATACAAGTATGAAAAAAAACTTTATTCAAAATATTCCCCTCCGTCAAAATATTACTAGAATTATTATACTATAAAAGTTATAATAAGTAATATAAATAATTTTTTGAAAATTATATGCAATTAAAGTGTTAATTGCAAGATGATGGTAGCAATGTTAACGTATTCCTTTACAAAAAAATAAAAAAATAAATAATTTATTAAAAATTTTAACAAAAAAACAAAAAACTATATTCACAATCGTCATATTATATGTATAATGAAAATTGTAGAAACTTGGAGATTATTCTTTCAATTCTACTTTTTTACAAGTGAGGGTACAGGAAGTGCAATTAGGGGAGGCAATACAACATGAAGAAAAAGATACCGTTATTAATTGCATCAACGTTGACAGTGAGTATGTTAGGAGCTTGTAGTTATCAAAAAGAAGATAACAAAGCAGGTGCAAAAGAAAAATCCTCAAATAAGCAAGTGTTAAACCTAACTGAAACAGCTGAGATTCCAACAATGGATACGACGTTATCAACGGATGCAGCATCTTCTAACATCATGAATAATACAATGGAAGGATTATATCGTCTGGGGAAAGATGATAAACTCGTTCCAGGTGTCGCTAAATCCTATGAGAAATCAGAGGATGGTAAAAAGTATGTATTTAAATTACGTGAAGATGCGAAATGGTCTAACGGTGAGCCTGTAACAGCGAAAGACTTCGTTTATTCTTGGAGAAGAGCTGTAGATTCAAATACGGGTGCCAAGTTTGCTTACATACTATTTGATGTTAAAAATGCGGAGAAAGTTAACAAAAAAGAGTTACCAGTGGAAGAACTGGGTGTAAAGGCCATTGATGATCACACACTTGAAGTGGAATTAGACAACCCTGTTCCTTATTTTGTAAGTTTAACAGTCTATCCAACATTTTATCCTTTGAATGAGAAGTTTGTAAAAGAACAAGGAGATAAATTCGGATTAGAATCCAATACGACACTTTACAATGGACCATTCGTTTTAAATGAATGGAAGCATGAACAAAGTTTCAAATTGACGAAGAATCCGACGTATTGGGAAAATAAAGTAGTAAAACTTGAGGAAGTAAACTTCAATATTGTTAAGGATCGTTCAACGGCTATAAATTTATATGAAACAAAAGCAATTGATCGTGTAGTATTAACATCAGAGTTTGTAGATAAATACAAATCAGATGCTGATTTTAAAACAATTAAGAGACCATCTACACAATTCATTCGCTTAAATGAAAAAAATAAGTTTTTAGCAAATAAAAATATCCGAAAAGCAATTGCGATGTCCTTTGAACGTGAAAATATCGGAAAAGTTATTTTAAACGATGGTTCAGAAGGAATGTATGGTTTTGTTCCGAAAGGTTTGGCAAAAGGACCTAACGGAAAAGACTTCCGTGAAGAGAACGGAAAGCTTATAAAAGAGGATGTTAAAGAAGCTCAAAAATATTGGGAAGCTGGTAAAAAAGAACTTGGTGTAGACAAAGTAGAGTTAGAGTTATTAAACTTTGATACTGATGATGCTAAAAAAATCGGAGAGTATTTAAAAGGACAATTCGAAAAGAACTTACCAGGTTTAACAGTTTCAACAAAAATGCAGCCATTTGCACAAAAATTAAAACTTGAAGCAAGTGGAGATTATGCGATGTCATATGCGGGATGGAGTCCAGATTATATGGATCCAATGTCATTCCTTGAAATGTATACAACAGGTAATTCGCAAAATAAAGTGAATTACGCAAATCCAGCTTATGATGAACTAATTAAGAAAGCCAAAACAGAAGTAGATGTACAAGCTCGCTGGGATGCTCTATTAAAAGCAGAACAACAACTGCTTGAGGATGCAGCGATTGCTCCAGTATATCAACCTGGAAAGGCATATTTACAACGTAGTTCAATTACTGGCCTATTAGAGCATAAATATGGCGGAGAATTTAGCTATAAGTGGGTTGAACTCAAAAACTAAAAATGGTTTCCATCATGAATAAGGGTATATGCCTATGATGGGCATATGCTCTTATTTTAAAAAAATAAAAGTAAGAATATTTTAAACTATCTTATTGCTTTTGAGAAAAACGGGGAGGTGCTTGACTATGGGACGTTATGTATTAAAACGTTTCGTGTACATGGCTTTGACATTATTTTTAATTACTACACTGACTTTCTTTTTGATGAAATTACTTCCGGGTTCTCCGCTTAAAAATCAGGAGAAGTTATCACCGGCACAAAAAGAAATCATTCTTGAAAAATATGGTTTAAATGATCCAGTACCAGTTCAATATGCACGTTACTTAGGTAACTTAGCAAAAGGTGATTTAGGGGTATCATTCCAATATGATAACCGCCCAGTAACAGATATGATTGTGGACCGCATTGGACCATCAGCACAACTTGGTTTACAAGCGATTATATTAGGAACGTTTATCGGATTAATTTTAGGAATCGTTGCGGCACTTCGTAACAATACATGGGTCGATTATGGGGCGACAATAATTTCCGTACTCGGTATGTCGGTACCATCGTTCGTATTTGCCGCATTACTACAATATTTCGTAGGGGTAAAACTTGGTTGGTTCCCAGTAGCATTCTGGAAAGGACCAGAGTTTACAGTAATGCCTACAATTGCTTTATCGATGGCAGTTATCGCAACAATCGCACGTTTCGCTCGTGCAGAGTTAATTGAAGTTATGCAAGCCGACTACATTTTAACAGCGAAAGCAAAAGGAATTAGCCAAGGCGTTATCATTATCAAGCATGCACTTCGTAACGCGTTAATTCCAGTTGTAACAATTTTAGGACCAATGGTTGCCGGATTAATTACAGGGACACTAGTTATTGAGCAAATTTACGCTGTACCTGGACTTGGGGAACAATTCGTTAAATCGATTACAGTGAATGACTATACAGTTATTATGGGAACTACAATTTTCTATAGTGCGATCTTCATCTTAGTTATTTTCATTGTCGATATTTTATACGGAATTATTGATCCTCGTATTCGTTTAGCGGGAGGGAAAAAATGATGAAAGATGTACAAAAATTATCTCCAGATTTATTTCAACCAGCCAATCAAAGTAATGTTGATAATGAAGTCATTGCCCGTCCAAGCTTAACGTTTTGGCAAGATGTAAGAAGACGTTTGTTCCAACATAAAGGTGCAATGTTTGGTTTCGTATTATTAATGCTTATTGTACTACTAGCAATTATAGGACCGATGGTAAGTAAGCATTCTTATAAAGAGCAGGATTTAGGTCGTGCGAAAATGCCACCAAAAATTCCAGTGATTGAAAATATTCATTGGCTACCATTTGACGGTACAGATCAATATGGTGTTGACCAATATGAAAAACGTGATATTAAAGAGTACTTCTGGTTTGGTACAGATGATCTTGGCCGTGATTTATGGACAAGAACATGGGAAGGTACACGCGTATCATTATATATCGCTCTTTTAGCAGCAGCAATTGATTTAGTAATTGGGGTTGCATACGGAGGTATTTCAGCATTCTACGGCGGTAGAGTAGATAACATTATGCAACGTATTATGGAGATTATTAACGGTATTCCATATTTAATCATCGTTATTTTAATGGTAATCATTATGGGATCAGGTATATGGTCGATTACACTTGCGATGGCAATTACAGGTTGGATAGGGATGTCGCGTATCGTTCGTGGACAAATCCTAAAATTAAAAAACCAAGAATACGTATTAGCATCTCGTACATTAGGAGCAACGAATACACAATTAATTGTGAAACACTTAATACCGAACGTAATGGGACCAATTATCGTAATGACAATGTTTACAATTCCAACAGCGGTGTTTGGTGAAGCATTCTTAAGCTTCATTGGTTTAGGTATTCAGCCACCATTCGCATCACTTGGATCTCTTGTAAATGACGGTTATAAATCAATTCAAACGTATCCACATATGATGTTCATCCCAGCGGTTGTCATCAGTATGTTAATCTTAGCATTTAACTTAATGGCAGACGGATTACGCGACGCGTTAGATCCAAAAATGCGTAAGTAAAAGAGGGGAGAAGTAAAAATGAAAACATTGCTAGAGGTAAAAGATTTGCAAGTCTCCTTTGATACACATGCAGGTGAAGTACAAGCTGTACGCGGTGTTACTTTTGATTTAAAAAAAGGAGAGACATTAGCGATTGTAGGAGAATCTGGTTCTGGTAAATCAGTTACTTCTAAAGCGTTAATGGGATTAATTCCGAACCCTCCAGGACGTATTAAAAACGGTGAAATCGTATTTGAAGGTCGTGACTTAACGAAATTAACAGAAAAAGAAATGCAGCAAGTACGCGGTAAAGATATCGCGATGATTTTCCAAGATCCAATGACATCATTAAATCCAACGATGACAATTGGTAATCAGATTATGGAAGGCCTTATTAAACACCAAGGGATGAGTAAAGCGGACGCACGTAAAGTTGCTGTAGAATTAATCGACCTTGTAGGTATTCCAAATCCAGAAGCTCGCTTAAAACAATATCCTCACCAATTCTCAGGTGGTATGAGACAGCGTGTAGTTATTGCGATGGCGTTAGCTTGTAATCCGAAATTACTAATTGCCGATGAGCCGACAACAGCGCTAGACGTTACAATTCAGGCGCAAATTTTAGAGCTTATGAAGGACATTCAGCAAAAAACAGAAGCAGCAATCATTTTCATTACACATGACTTAGGTGTAGTGGCAAACGTTGCAGACCGAGTTGCGGTTATGTACGCTGGTAAAGTTGTTGAAATTGGAACTGTTGATGAAATTTTTTATAATCCACAACATCCATACACATGGGGCTTAATCGCATCTATGCCAAGCTTAGATGGTTCAGAAGAAGAGCTATATGCAATTCCTGGAACGCCTCCAGACTTATTAAAGCCGCCAAAGGGTGATGCTTTTGCACCACGTAATCCGCAGGCGCTGAAAATTGATTTTGAAATGGAACCACCTTTATTTAAAGTAAGTGATACACACTATGCGGCAACTTGGTTACTTCATGAGCAAGCGCCAGAAGTAAAACCACCGGCAGTTGTTGAAAAACGCATTCTTCAAATGAAAGCAGGTGAACAACATGACTAAACAACGTGAGAAATTAATTGAAGTAAAAAATGTAAAGCAACACTTCGACGTGAGTGGTGGTGTTGTCAAAGCGGTTAATGATATTTCATTTGATATTTACCGCGGAGAAACATTTGGTCTTGTAGGAGAATCAGGTTGTGGTAAATCAACAACTGGAAGAACAATCATTCGTTTATACGATGCAACTGCTGGTGAAGTGTTGTTCGATGGTGAAAATGTACATGGTAAAAAATCACGCGCAGAACTGAAGAAATTCAACCGTAAAATGCAAATGATTTTCCAAGATCCATATGCATCATTAAACCCTCGTATGACAGTAGGGGACATTATTGCAGAGGGTATTGATATTCACGGACTAGCAAAAAGTAAAAAAGAGCGTATGGATCGTGTTCATGAACTGTTAAACACAGTTGGCTTAAATAAAGAACACGCGAACCGTTTCCCGCATGAATTCTCAGGTGGACAACGTCAACGTATCGGTATTGCTCGAGCACTTGCTGTAGAACCTGAATTTATCATTGCCGATGAGCCAATCTCAGCACTTGACGTATCGATTCAGGCGCAAGTTGTAAACTTACTGAAACAGTTACAAAAAGAAAAAGGTTTAACATACTTATTCATCGCCCATGATTTATCGATGGTAAAATACATTAGTGACCGCATCGGCGTAATGTACCGTGGTCAAATCGTTGAGCTAACAACAAGTGATGAGTTATATGCGAATCCAATTCATCCGTATACAAAATCACTATTATCAGCAATTCCACTTCCAGACCCAGATTATGAGCGTAATCGTAAACGTATCGTATATGATCCAACTCAGCATGATTATGGTAGTGAAGTACCAACAATGCGTGAAATTCGCCCAGGCCATTTCGTATTATGTTCTGAAGCAGAGTATAAGAAATATAAAGAAATCTATCAATAATAAAAAAAGCCATTCTTCCATTAAGGAAGGGTGGCTTTTTTCTACTATATAAATGAGTGGTCAACATTGTCGGTAAGTCGATATATTGAAAGAATCGCCCATATAAATTTCATTCACTAATAACTACATCTTGATCAAACGAGTGTTACTGCGCCTGAACAGAAACACTTTCTTCTTGCTCATTCGGTTTAACAAGTGCATAACGTTCCCATGCTCTAC
This genomic interval from Bacillus cereus contains the following:
- a CDS encoding YjbA family protein — translated: MLYLHDVWVNWFEGEENGYNVCHFYEWRKDDTIELLDQVPLLKVDSTLYHYIENELLELPQKLLEDVHHKAYIRKNHERLQQEYCFVVTDGKGIIAIDSIGYNVPIRKSRLIPRQEQMVYEMVENVQAEKYEFQVEEIEKEHHILSPSPFIMNGLTRKERQLKQLLFMALDQLHTTKNPAEIRYWFTEWDPSAYGMVQHMEFEDIWAKLYDEAKTGWSEKHEQLCERLVKGQPFFEKLWEMENEQKVN
- the trpS gene encoding tryptophan--tRNA ligase; protein product: MSVIFSGIQPSGTITLGNYLGAMKQFTELQNEHDCYFCIVNQHAITVPQDPVQLRKNIRSLAALYVACGIDPEKATLFVQSEVPAHAQLGWIMQSVAYVGELERMTQYKDKASGRDSVPAGLLTYPPLMAADILLYNTEIVPVGDDQKQHMELTRDLAERFNKRFREVFTVPEIRIPKVGARVMSLTEPTKKMSKSDPNPKSMISMLDEPKTIEKKIKSAVTDSEGIVKFDKENKPGISNLLTIYSSFSGKTVEEIEAMYEGKGYGDFKGDLAQVVVEAVRPIQDKYNELISSPELDEILDKGAEKANRVAFKQLRKVENAMGLSRKRR
- a CDS encoding DUF3899 domain-containing protein, with amino-acid sequence MNKVFFHTCILFFVAIIASSVGAFLVSSRFLLNFVNISFYISLVFILIGGFLYIFQNGFFNVTIYAFQRVFGTNKKIDSLIEEAEEPTDKKERIYKTYSFKWTYPICITGIVLGLFSTLISFTILM
- a CDS encoding peptide ABC transporter substrate-binding protein codes for the protein MKKKIPLLIASTLTVSMLGACSYQKEDNKAGAKEKSSNKQVLNLTETAEIPTMDTTLSTDAASSNIMNNTMEGLYRLGKDDKLVPGVAKSYEKSEDGKKYVFKLREDAKWSNGEPVTAKDFVYSWRRAVDSNTGAKFAYILFDVKNAEKVNKKELPVEELGVKAIDDHTLEVELDNPVPYFVSLTVYPTFYPLNEKFVKEQGDKFGLESNTTLYNGPFVLNEWKHEQSFKLTKNPTYWENKVVKLEEVNFNIVKDRSTAINLYETKAIDRVVLTSEFVDKYKSDADFKTIKRPSTQFIRLNEKNKFLANKNIRKAIAMSFERENIGKVILNDGSEGMYGFVPKGLAKGPNGKDFREENGKLIKEDVKEAQKYWEAGKKELGVDKVELELLNFDTDDAKKIGEYLKGQFEKNLPGLTVSTKMQPFAQKLKLEASGDYAMSYAGWSPDYMDPMSFLEMYTTGNSQNKVNYANPAYDELIKKAKTEVDVQARWDALLKAEQQLLEDAAIAPVYQPGKAYLQRSSITGLLEHKYGGEFSYKWVELKN
- the opp3b gene encoding oligopeptide ABC transporter permease is translated as MGRYVLKRFVYMALTLFLITTLTFFLMKLLPGSPLKNQEKLSPAQKEIILEKYGLNDPVPVQYARYLGNLAKGDLGVSFQYDNRPVTDMIVDRIGPSAQLGLQAIILGTFIGLILGIVAALRNNTWVDYGATIISVLGMSVPSFVFAALLQYFVGVKLGWFPVAFWKGPEFTVMPTIALSMAVIATIARFARAELIEVMQADYILTAKAKGISQGVIIIKHALRNALIPVVTILGPMVAGLITGTLVIEQIYAVPGLGEQFVKSITVNDYTVIMGTTIFYSAIFILVIFIVDILYGIIDPRIRLAGGKK
- the opp3C gene encoding oligopeptide ABC transporter permease, which encodes MMKDVQKLSPDLFQPANQSNVDNEVIARPSLTFWQDVRRRLFQHKGAMFGFVLLMLIVLLAIIGPMVSKHSYKEQDLGRAKMPPKIPVIENIHWLPFDGTDQYGVDQYEKRDIKEYFWFGTDDLGRDLWTRTWEGTRVSLYIALLAAAIDLVIGVAYGGISAFYGGRVDNIMQRIMEIINGIPYLIIVILMVIIMGSGIWSITLAMAITGWIGMSRIVRGQILKLKNQEYVLASRTLGATNTQLIVKHLIPNVMGPIIVMTMFTIPTAVFGEAFLSFIGLGIQPPFASLGSLVNDGYKSIQTYPHMMFIPAVVISMLILAFNLMADGLRDALDPKMRK
- a CDS encoding ABC transporter ATP-binding protein; this translates as MKTLLEVKDLQVSFDTHAGEVQAVRGVTFDLKKGETLAIVGESGSGKSVTSKALMGLIPNPPGRIKNGEIVFEGRDLTKLTEKEMQQVRGKDIAMIFQDPMTSLNPTMTIGNQIMEGLIKHQGMSKADARKVAVELIDLVGIPNPEARLKQYPHQFSGGMRQRVVIAMALACNPKLLIADEPTTALDVTIQAQILELMKDIQQKTEAAIIFITHDLGVVANVADRVAVMYAGKVVEIGTVDEIFYNPQHPYTWGLIASMPSLDGSEEELYAIPGTPPDLLKPPKGDAFAPRNPQALKIDFEMEPPLFKVSDTHYAATWLLHEQAPEVKPPAVVEKRILQMKAGEQHD
- a CDS encoding ABC transporter ATP-binding protein; protein product: MTKQREKLIEVKNVKQHFDVSGGVVKAVNDISFDIYRGETFGLVGESGCGKSTTGRTIIRLYDATAGEVLFDGENVHGKKSRAELKKFNRKMQMIFQDPYASLNPRMTVGDIIAEGIDIHGLAKSKKERMDRVHELLNTVGLNKEHANRFPHEFSGGQRQRIGIARALAVEPEFIIADEPISALDVSIQAQVVNLLKQLQKEKGLTYLFIAHDLSMVKYISDRIGVMYRGQIVELTTSDELYANPIHPYTKSLLSAIPLPDPDYERNRKRIVYDPTQHDYGSEVPTMREIRPGHFVLCSEAEYKKYKEIYQ